Proteins co-encoded in one Alphaproteobacteria bacterium genomic window:
- a CDS encoding NTP transferase domain-containing protein: protein MMILPAILAGGGEGKRLAPLSTPARTKPFIPLPDGQSLLEKTLRRVNAEGFLPPILIGRNDDRYALMNHARAASIVPQSILLEASSFNTAFAIACATAYAPPDAMLAFLPADHAIDQPEPWKEAMQDAAKLAQDGDTIALIGMEGVAFSAEYGWMELKGTNIIKFLEKPNKLPESGKFFGKFWSIYRYIRGIFAPISRK from the coding sequence ATGATGATACTTCCCGCCATTCTCGCAGGTGGTGGCGAGGGCAAGCGCCTCGCACCACTTTCTACGCCTGCCAGAACCAAACCATTTATCCCCTTGCCGGATGGCCAATCACTGCTCGAAAAAACCTTGCGACGCGTAAACGCCGAGGGATTCCTGCCCCCCATACTTATTGGCCGTAATGATGATCGCTATGCCTTGATGAATCACGCGCGCGCTGCATCCATTGTACCGCAAAGCATTTTGCTTGAGGCTTCGTCGTTTAATACGGCATTTGCGATTGCCTGCGCCACTGCCTATGCCCCGCCAGATGCGATGCTCGCCTTTCTGCCCGCAGATCACGCGATTGACCAGCCCGAGCCATGGAAAGAAGCCATGCAGGACGCAGCAAAACTTGCGCAAGATGGCGACACGATCGCACTTATCGGCATGGAAGGGGTGGCGTTTAGCGCTGAGTATGGTTGGATGGAGTTAAAGGGCACAAACATCATCAAATTTCTCGAAAAGCCCAATAAATTACCAGAATCTGGCAAGTTTTTTGGTAAATTCTGGTCAATTTATCGGTACATCAGGGGCATTTTCGCGCCTATTAGCCGAAAATAG
- a CDS encoding cupin domain-containing protein, translating into MQNRQKQWEYECLDASDADFQPISFDKAVIEKATSLRAVSASCGWRDLGTLAAWLDYTQQPLEKQLRTTSRVDRPWGYYEVLDVSADKTTKRLHVFAGCRLSRQRHIHRSEHWKIESGEAYIENGEARATLHAGQEMTIARGAWHRLVNPTDAPLIIHETQIGVADENDIERCEDDYGRI; encoded by the coding sequence GTGCAAAATAGACAAAAACAGTGGGAATATGAGTGCCTAGATGCCTCAGATGCCGATTTTCAACCCATTTCATTCGATAAAGCGGTGATCGAGAAAGCCACTTCGCTGCGTGCGGTAAGCGCCTCCTGCGGTTGGCGGGATTTAGGAACATTGGCCGCATGGCTCGATTACACCCAGCAACCGCTCGAAAAACAATTACGCACGACCTCACGCGTCGACAGGCCGTGGGGATATTATGAGGTGTTGGATGTAAGTGCCGATAAAACCACTAAGCGCTTGCACGTTTTTGCGGGATGTCGTCTGTCGCGCCAACGTCATATTCATCGCAGCGAACATTGGAAGATTGAATCAGGCGAAGCCTATATCGAAAACGGTGAAGCACGCGCGACGTTGCATGCAGGACAAGAAATGACCATTGCGCGTGGAGCTTGGCATCGCCTCGTTAATCCCACGGACGCACCATTGATTATCCATGAAACGCAAATCGGTGTGGCCGATGAGAATGATATCGAGCGCTGCGAAGATGATTACGGCAGAATTTAG
- the der gene encoding ribosome biogenesis GTPase Der: protein MSFTLAIIGRPNVGKSTLFNRLVGKKLAIVDDAAGTTRDRRYAPASLAGLEFTIIDTAGLEQAPADALESRMMEQTKSAITEADVILLMVDVRDGVTAADEVFARMVRASNKPVILVGNKAEGKAAAAGISDLYSLGFNKIALISAEHGEGMGELYEALEEYREEKDEWEEVEESTEEYEHLSIAIIGRPNAGKSTLINALLGDDRLLVGPEAGITRDSISVEFSHKGRSLKLVDTAGMRKRSNIQHKLEKLAVADSVRAIKYAQVVVVLLDATAPLEKQDAVIASLVEREGRACIIGLNKWDLVKAKKKEYLEELRYMLDKQLPQFHGIEAVPCSALNRQGLDALMDACMNAYDIWNKRVPTAELNRWLEMSLQHHSPPMVRGRRLKVKYMTQIKSRPPAFQLSTNMAKEFPDAYLRYLVNGLRESFGLKGTPIRMNLKVSNNPFAKNKKK, encoded by the coding sequence ATGAGCTTCACCCTTGCGATTATCGGCCGCCCTAATGTCGGCAAATCCACCCTGTTTAACAGGCTGGTGGGCAAGAAGCTGGCCATTGTTGATGATGCAGCAGGCACGACGCGCGATAGGCGTTATGCACCTGCATCCTTAGCGGGGCTTGAGTTTACCATCATTGACACAGCAGGGCTTGAGCAAGCGCCAGCCGATGCATTGGAATCACGCATGATGGAACAGACCAAATCGGCAATCACCGAGGCCGATGTGATTTTGCTCATGGTCGATGTGCGTGACGGCGTCACCGCCGCCGACGAAGTATTTGCGCGTATGGTGCGTGCGTCAAACAAGCCCGTTATTTTGGTGGGCAACAAGGCTGAAGGTAAAGCCGCCGCCGCAGGAATTTCCGATTTATATTCACTGGGCTTCAACAAAATCGCCCTGATTTCCGCCGAGCACGGTGAAGGTATGGGCGAGCTTTACGAGGCGCTCGAAGAATACCGCGAAGAAAAAGACGAATGGGAAGAGGTGGAAGAAAGCACCGAGGAATACGAGCATCTCTCCATTGCCATTATTGGTCGTCCGAATGCGGGCAAATCCACCCTTATCAACGCGTTGCTCGGTGATGATCGCCTGTTGGTGGGGCCCGAAGCAGGCATTACGCGCGATTCGATTTCTGTCGAATTCTCACATAAAGGCCGCAGCCTGAAACTGGTGGATACGGCCGGTATGCGCAAGCGTTCCAACATCCAACACAAGCTCGAAAAACTTGCCGTTGCCGACTCTGTTCGCGCCATTAAATACGCACAAGTCGTGGTGGTATTGCTCGACGCGACCGCGCCGCTTGAAAAGCAAGATGCGGTGATTGCCTCACTCGTTGAGCGTGAGGGGAGAGCGTGCATTATCGGCCTTAATAAATGGGATTTAGTGAAGGCCAAGAAGAAGGAATATCTCGAAGAATTACGTTACATGCTCGACAAGCAATTACCGCAATTCCATGGCATCGAGGCAGTGCCGTGCTCAGCATTAAATCGCCAAGGACTTGATGCGCTGATGGATGCTTGCATGAATGCTTACGACATCTGGAATAAGCGCGTGCCCACCGCCGAGTTGAATCGTTGGCTTGAAATGTCGTTGCAGCACCATAGCCCGCCCATGGTGCGTGGCCGCCGCCTCAAGGTGAAGTATATGACGCAAATCAAATCGCGCCCGCCTGCTTTCCAGCTCTCGACCAACATGGCCAAAGAATTTCCTGACGCGTATTTACGCTATTTGGTCAACGGCTTGCGCGAAAGCTTCGGCTTGAAGGGGACGCCCATTCGCATGAATCTCAAAGTCAGCAATAACCCTTTTGCGAAGAACAAAAAGAAATAG
- a CDS encoding ribonucleoside-diphosphate reductase subunit alpha yields MESEMTINAADITTDKTRDVYLTDFGKATLDDRYLLPDETYQDLFARVAASYGDDADHAGRIYDYISKMWFMPATPILSNGGTKRGLPISCFLNETEDSLNGIVDLWNENVWLASRGGGIGSYWGNLRSLGEKVGRNGKTSGVVPFIRVQDSLTLAISQGSLRRGSSAVYLDISHPEIEEFIDIRRPTGGDPNRKALNLHHGVSVTDAFMTAVEKDEKWDLLSPKDKHVVETVKARDLWAKLLTTRIETGEPYILFIDTVNKSIPEHHKQLGLTVKMSNLCSEITLPTGFDHLGQSRTAVCCLSSLNVEYFDQWKDHPQFITDVMRFLDNVLQDFIDSAPDSMARAKYSAMRERSVGLGIMGFHSYLQSKMIPFESVMAKVWNKKMFEHIRKQADAASLLLGEERGPCLDAAEVGSKERFSNKMAIAPTASISIICGNASPGIEPYAANAFTQKTLSGSFVVRNKYLKQLLAEKGQDTPEVWSLITTNEGSVQFLDFLSEEEKLVFKTAYEMDQRWVVEHAADRSPFVCQAQSVNVFLPANIHKRDLHSLHFMAWKKGVKSLYYCRSASLQRSDKVSNKTPEIQLEMSLKTKQTSTYEECLACQ; encoded by the coding sequence ATGGAGAGTGAGATGACGATTAACGCTGCCGACATTACCACCGATAAAACCCGCGATGTATACCTCACCGATTTCGGCAAAGCGACGCTCGATGATCGTTACTTACTACCAGATGAAACCTATCAAGATTTGTTCGCGCGCGTTGCCGCAAGTTACGGCGATGACGCAGACCACGCAGGTCGTATTTACGATTACATTTCCAAAATGTGGTTCATGCCCGCAACCCCCATCCTCTCCAATGGCGGCACCAAGCGCGGCTTGCCCATTAGCTGCTTCTTGAATGAAACCGAAGATTCGCTGAACGGTATTGTTGATTTGTGGAACGAGAACGTCTGGCTTGCTTCACGTGGTGGCGGAATTGGTTCTTACTGGGGCAACTTGCGTTCGTTGGGCGAGAAAGTTGGTCGTAACGGCAAAACTTCAGGTGTTGTACCATTCATTCGCGTACAAGATTCGCTGACCTTGGCGATTTCGCAAGGCTCATTGCGTCGTGGTTCAAGCGCGGTATATCTCGACATTTCGCACCCAGAAATCGAAGAATTTATTGATATTCGCAGACCAACGGGCGGCGACCCAAACCGTAAAGCGTTGAACCTTCACCACGGCGTCAGCGTGACGGACGCATTCATGACCGCCGTAGAAAAAGACGAGAAGTGGGACCTGCTCTCGCCGAAAGACAAGCATGTTGTGGAGACCGTAAAAGCACGTGATTTGTGGGCAAAACTGCTGACAACGCGCATCGAAACGGGTGAGCCTTACATCCTCTTTATTGATACGGTGAATAAATCAATTCCAGAGCATCATAAGCAGCTCGGCCTCACCGTGAAGATGTCCAACCTCTGCTCGGAGATCACGTTGCCAACAGGATTTGACCATCTAGGTCAAAGCCGCACGGCAGTGTGCTGCCTCTCCTCGCTCAATGTTGAATATTTTGATCAGTGGAAAGATCACCCACAATTCATCACGGACGTGATGCGTTTCCTCGACAACGTCTTACAAGACTTCATCGATAGCGCCCCTGATTCCATGGCGCGTGCAAAATATTCTGCGATGCGTGAGCGTTCCGTTGGTTTGGGTATCATGGGCTTCCACTCATACCTTCAAAGCAAAATGATTCCGTTTGAATCGGTGATGGCGAAAGTGTGGAACAAAAAAATGTTCGAACATATTCGCAAGCAAGCAGATGCGGCGTCGCTACTTCTTGGTGAAGAGCGCGGCCCTTGCTTGGATGCCGCAGAAGTTGGTTCCAAAGAGCGTTTCAGCAATAAAATGGCGATTGCACCGACCGCGTCGATTTCCATTATTTGCGGCAATGCCTCACCAGGTATCGAGCCGTATGCAGCAAATGCATTCACGCAAAAAACCTTGTCGGGCAGCTTTGTGGTACGCAATAAATACCTCAAGCAGTTGCTTGCCGAGAAAGGCCAAGACACCCCAGAAGTATGGTCACTTATCACGACCAATGAAGGTTCTGTTCAGTTCTTGGATTTCCTTTCAGAAGAAGAAAAGCTCGTTTTCAAAACCGCGTATGAAATGGATCAACGCTGGGTGGTTGAACACGCAGCAGATCGTTCACCATTTGTGTGCCAAGCACAGTCAGTGAACGTATTCTTGCCCGCAAATATTCACAAACGGGACTTGCATAGCCTGCACTTTATGGCATGGAAGAAGGGTGTGAAGTCGCTGTATTACTGCCGTTCAGCAAGCTTGCAGCGTTCGGACAAGGTATCAAACAAAACGCCAGAGATTCAACTGGAGATGAGTTTGAAAACCAAACAGACCTCGACATATGAAGAATGTCTGGCCTGCCAATAA
- a CDS encoding ABC transporter ATP-binding protein has translation MTAPAIRIENLQKTYRAKGGQAKEALKGISLEVPRGAFFGLLGPNGAGKSTLINILAGLVIKSGGAAEICGYDIQTQARQARSAIGVVPQELALDTFFTVRQALDITAGYYGVPKSKRRTQEIIDAMGLSDKADVPSRRLSGGMRRRLLVGKALVHAPQVLILDEPTAGVDVELRSQLWDYVKELNRKGTTILLTTHYLEEAEELCDEIAIINHGQIIAHDSKKALMEKVDKKEIFFTLTQALATIPESLADLNPRIAEGKLAIEYQPSHANMDAVIKRVHEAGLTIKDVSTKEVDLEDIFRSLTKRAA, from the coding sequence ATGACCGCACCTGCTATACGCATTGAGAATTTGCAAAAGACCTACCGCGCCAAAGGCGGTCAGGCGAAAGAAGCCCTGAAAGGCATTTCGCTGGAAGTGCCGCGTGGCGCTTTTTTCGGCCTGCTGGGACCTAATGGCGCAGGCAAATCCACCCTCATTAATATTCTTGCGGGATTGGTAATAAAAAGCGGCGGAGCGGCGGAAATCTGCGGCTACGACATTCAAACACAGGCGCGTCAAGCGCGCAGCGCGATTGGAGTGGTGCCACAAGAATTGGCGCTCGATACCTTCTTCACGGTGCGTCAGGCGCTCGACATTACGGCAGGATATTACGGCGTGCCAAAGTCAAAGCGTCGTACGCAGGAAATTATCGATGCGATGGGACTTAGCGACAAGGCCGACGTCCCCTCGCGTCGCCTGTCAGGTGGTATGCGCCGCCGTCTGTTGGTTGGCAAAGCCTTGGTGCATGCACCACAAGTGCTGATCTTGGACGAGCCTACAGCAGGCGTGGATGTAGAATTGCGCAGCCAGCTTTGGGACTATGTGAAAGAGCTGAACCGCAAGGGAACGACCATTCTGCTCACTACCCATTACCTCGAAGAAGCAGAGGAGCTTTGCGATGAGATTGCCATCATCAATCACGGCCAGATTATCGCGCATGATTCGAAAAAAGCCTTGATGGAAAAGGTCGATAAAAAAGAGATATTCTTTACGCTCACGCAAGCCTTGGCAACCATTCCCGAAAGTTTGGCCGACCTTAATCCGCGTATTGCTGAGGGTAAATTGGCGATTGAATATCAACCCTCCCACGCGAATATGGACGCGGTCATCAAGCGCGTGCACGAAGCGGGACTTACGATTAAAGACGTCTCGACCAAAGAAGTGGATCTTGAGGATATTTTCCGCAGCCTGACAAAAAGGGCAGCGTAG
- a CDS encoding ribonucleotide-diphosphate reductase subunit beta codes for MSSLLDAKPIYKPFAYPWAYEAWLMQQRIHWLPEEVPLADDVRDWKKNLLPPEKALLTQIFRFFTQADIEVNNCYMKHYSQVFKPTEVQMMLSAFSNMETIHIAAYSHLLDTIGMPETEYQAFMKYKEMKDKYDYMQQFGMDSKIDIATTMAVFGAFTEGLQLFASFAILLNFPRFGKMKGMGQIVTWSARDETLHTNSIVRLFKTFCDENPEVWNDELRSRLYVACNTIVTHEDAFIDLAFGVGEVQGLTPNEVKSYIRFIADRRLAQLGLQPMYQIEKNPLPWLDDMLNGVEHANFFENRVTEYAKAATQGTWDDAFVIHEATEAA; via the coding sequence ATGTCTTCACTGCTTGATGCGAAACCAATCTACAAACCTTTTGCCTATCCATGGGCGTATGAGGCGTGGTTGATGCAACAACGTATTCATTGGTTGCCTGAAGAAGTACCACTCGCCGATGATGTGAGGGACTGGAAAAAGAATCTCCTGCCGCCCGAGAAGGCATTGCTCACGCAAATTTTCCGCTTCTTCACCCAAGCAGATATCGAGGTGAATAATTGCTACATGAAGCATTATTCCCAAGTGTTCAAACCTACTGAAGTGCAGATGATGCTCAGCGCATTCTCGAACATGGAGACGATTCACATCGCCGCTTACTCGCACTTACTTGATACGATCGGCATGCCTGAAACCGAATACCAAGCCTTCATGAAGTACAAAGAAATGAAGGATAAGTACGATTACATGCAGCAGTTCGGCATGGACAGCAAGATTGACATCGCTACCACCATGGCGGTGTTTGGCGCTTTCACTGAAGGCCTGCAATTATTTGCATCCTTCGCGATTCTGCTCAACTTCCCGCGCTTTGGTAAAATGAAGGGCATGGGGCAGATTGTAACGTGGTCAGCACGCGACGAGACCCTACACACCAACTCTATTGTGCGCCTGTTCAAAACTTTCTGTGATGAGAATCCAGAAGTCTGGAACGACGAGCTGCGCTCACGTCTTTATGTAGCGTGCAACACGATCGTAACGCACGAAGACGCCTTCATCGATCTCGCCTTCGGTGTAGGTGAAGTACAGGGCCTGACCCCAAATGAAGTGAAAAGCTATATTCGCTTCATCGCCGACAGGCGTTTGGCGCAGCTTGGTCTGCAGCCTATGTATCAGATCGAGAAGAACCCACTCCCATGGCTTGACGATATGCTAAACGGCGTTGAGCATGCGAACTTCTTCGAGAACCGCGTGACAGAATACGCAAAGGCAGCGACCCAAGGTACATGGGACGATGCCTTCGTGATTCACGAGGCTACCGAGGCAGCCTAG